One genomic region from Chelonia mydas isolate rCheMyd1 chromosome 25, rCheMyd1.pri.v2, whole genome shotgun sequence encodes:
- the GDF1 gene encoding embryonic growth/differentiation factor 1, with translation MARFAAGLLWALLGAALGSRLEPPLLKSLGLSAKPTPRAPAPVPAVLWRIFQRRALPSRGDTAPGRACRVEEFNVPGNIIRVFADQGHFIHSGEPKTFLCLEKRLYFNFSVLEEGEQLTMAQLEINFSHNSYHTSSGRQVFELRLYQALQMSLRGMSSHMYNHKLLVAQSFAQLHKSLLFNLTEVAKGWRTPSRNLGLILEISVGSRDSALALPPRRLQNLCASIDSFLDTSLLVVSLNQKQCQASRKRRSSYYTPVTPSNLCKPRRLYISFSDVGWENWIIAPQGYMANYCLGECPFPLTAELNSTNHAILQTMVHSLDPEGTPQPCCVPVRLSPISILYYDNHDNVVLRHYEDMVVDECGCR, from the exons atGGCCCGGTTTGCAGCTGGCCTCCTCTGGGCGCTGCTGGGCGCGGCGCTGGGGAGCCGGCTGGAGCCCCCGCTTTTGAaatccctgggcctgagcgccaAGCCGACCCCCAGGGCCCCGGCGCCGGTGCCCGCCGTGCTGTGGCGGATCTTCCAGCGCCGAGCGCTGCCTTCCCGCGGGGACACGGCGCCCGGCCGCGCCTGCAGGGTGGAGGAATTTAATGTCCCGGGGAACATCATCCGTGTCTTCGCTGACCAAG GCCACTTCATTCACAGTGGGGAGCCCAAGACTTTCCTGTGTCTGGAGAAACGTCTGTactttaatttctctgtgttgGAGGAGGGGGAGCAACTGACAATGGCTCAGCTGGAGATCAACTTCAGCCACAACTCCTATCACACTTCCAGTGGCAGGCAGGTCTTTGAGCTGCGGCTGTACCAAGCCCTGCAGATGTCTCTGCGGGGAATGTCCTCCCACATGTACAACCACAAGCTGCTGGTGGCGCAATCCTTCGCGCAGCTGCACAAGTCCCTCCTCTTCAACCTGACCGAAGTGGCAAAGGGCTGGAGAACCCCCAGCAGGAACCTGGGCTTGATCCTGGAGATCTCGGTGGGCAGCAGGGACAGCGCCTTGGCCTTGCCGCCCCGAAGGCTGCAGAACCTCTGTGCCAGCATCGACTCCTTCCTTGACACCTCGCTGTTGGTGGTGTCCCTCAATCAGAAGCAGTGCCAGGCCTCCAGGAAGAGGCGAAGCTCCTATTATACCCCGGTCACTCCAAGCAACCTCTGCAAGCCAAGGCGGCTCTACATCAGCTTCAGTGACGTGGGCTGGGAGAACTGGATCATCGCGCCGCAGGGATACATGGCCAACTATTGCCTCGGGGAGTGCCCCTTCCCACTGACGGCAGAACTCAACAGCACCAACCACGCCATCCTCCAAACCATGGTGCACTCCCTTGACCCAGAAggaaccccccagccctgctgcgtcCCAGTGAGGCTGTCCCCCATCTCCATCCTGTATTATGACAACCATGATAACGTGGTGCTGAGACACTATGAGGACATGGTGGTTGATGAGTGTGGCTGCAGATAA